One window from the genome of Roseomonas haemaphysalidis encodes:
- a CDS encoding class-II fumarase/aspartase family protein, with the protein MTTGMFDSCITGHWFSAKAKDIWSDLGTLQAWLDVEKALARAQADLSMIPRAAADIIGAKADATLLDLGRMAADIRSTMHPFVPMLRQFEELCGEEAAGYIHWGVTTQNIFETGAVLQLRDSHVLIEQQLRRAVDACARLAAGNRDIVQAGRTHGQHALPITFGFKVAAWREELRRHLTRLDVAAQDALVVRTGGAVGTFAAMEGQGRAVQARVAEILGLGVAGIPVRSSFDQFAAYLGVLVLLAGTAEKVAREVVFLQRTEVAEVEERFETGKVGSSTMAQKRNPAHAQNVAGVAQILRSRAGLVTESMVRANEGDATASNIADVLVPEMAILAASVAEGLASLIDGLVVHPEAMRRNLDLTGGAILSEAVMMTLGRSIGRHHAHHVLYDAAMRAADGSVAFVDALRQHPLLREHGNTLDFEALLDPANYVGEAAACVDDELAG; encoded by the coding sequence ATGACCACAGGTATGTTTGACTCCTGCATCACGGGCCACTGGTTCAGCGCCAAAGCGAAAGACATCTGGAGCGACCTCGGCACTTTGCAGGCGTGGCTCGATGTCGAGAAGGCACTCGCGCGGGCACAGGCCGATCTCAGCATGATTCCACGCGCCGCCGCGGACATCATCGGCGCAAAGGCTGACGCGACGCTCCTGGACCTTGGCCGCATGGCCGCGGATATCCGCAGCACGATGCACCCGTTCGTGCCCATGTTGCGCCAGTTCGAGGAGCTCTGCGGCGAGGAGGCGGCCGGATACATCCATTGGGGCGTCACCACCCAGAATATCTTCGAGACCGGCGCGGTGCTGCAGCTGCGCGACAGCCACGTCTTGATCGAACAGCAGTTGCGGCGGGCCGTCGATGCCTGTGCACGCCTGGCGGCCGGGAACCGCGACATCGTGCAGGCCGGCCGCACGCATGGCCAGCACGCGCTGCCCATCACCTTCGGCTTCAAGGTGGCCGCCTGGCGGGAGGAGTTGCGGCGCCACCTGACGCGGCTCGACGTGGCGGCGCAGGACGCGCTGGTGGTGCGAACCGGCGGCGCCGTGGGCACCTTTGCCGCCATGGAAGGGCAAGGCCGGGCCGTGCAGGCGCGGGTGGCCGAGATCCTCGGCCTCGGCGTCGCCGGCATTCCGGTCCGCTCGTCGTTCGACCAGTTCGCCGCCTACCTTGGCGTGCTCGTGCTGCTGGCCGGCACGGCGGAAAAGGTGGCGCGCGAGGTGGTGTTCCTGCAGCGCACCGAGGTGGCGGAAGTCGAGGAACGCTTCGAGACCGGCAAGGTCGGCAGTTCCACGATGGCCCAGAAGCGCAACCCCGCCCATGCGCAGAATGTTGCCGGCGTTGCCCAGATCCTGCGCTCGCGGGCGGGGCTGGTGACCGAGTCCATGGTCCGGGCCAATGAAGGGGACGCGACGGCCAGCAACATCGCCGATGTGCTGGTGCCCGAGATGGCGATCCTGGCCGCGTCCGTGGCGGAAGGGCTGGCCTCGTTGATCGATGGGCTGGTGGTGCATCCGGAAGCGATGCGTCGGAACCTGGACCTGACCGGGGGCGCCATCCTGTCGGAAGCGGTCATGATGACACTGGGGCGCAGCATCGGCCGCCACCATGCCCACCACGTGCTCTACGATGCGGCCATGCGAGCCGCTGACGGCTCTGTCGCCTTTGTCGATGCGCTTCGACAGCATCCGCTGCTGCGGGAGCACGGAAACACGCTCGATTTCGAGGCTCTGCTCGACCCCGCAAACTATGTGGGAGAGGCCGCGGCTTGCGTGGATGATGAGCTCGCGGGATGA
- a CDS encoding Bug family tripartite tricarboxylate transporter substrate binding protein — translation MNSIARRGFLAMAGAAVASAAQAQGSQAISLVVGYSAGGSSDLVARIMASELSARLGRSVVVENVAGASGMIAFQRLANNRPDTGTLYFGGFDTVAVPMVNRNVKLDWERDTIPVGRTTIGGMTFVVPASSPYKDMAAFIDAARKGGSETRSYGSPGVASAQHFLGELISEKAGVKLLHSPYRGGNLVVNDLIAGNLDAAVLVDSTAIPPIQQGTLRALAVSSAARVPQLPDVPTLAELPGFDGVTFPLWQGIFVRNGTPGTFVQQLDAAIREALATPAVQKQLSDAGFTASPLSGEAFGAFIRQQAEGYRNIVAASKLSVE, via the coding sequence ATGAACAGCATCGCAAGACGGGGTTTCCTGGCCATGGCCGGCGCGGCGGTGGCCAGCGCGGCGCAGGCGCAGGGCAGCCAGGCCATCAGCCTCGTGGTCGGGTACTCGGCCGGCGGCAGTTCCGACCTCGTCGCCCGCATCATGGCGTCGGAGCTTTCGGCTCGTCTTGGCCGGTCCGTCGTGGTCGAGAATGTCGCGGGTGCCAGTGGGATGATCGCGTTTCAGCGCCTGGCCAACAACCGACCGGACACCGGCACGCTCTACTTCGGTGGCTTCGACACCGTCGCGGTGCCCATGGTCAACCGCAACGTGAAGCTCGATTGGGAACGCGATACAATCCCGGTGGGCCGCACCACCATCGGTGGCATGACGTTCGTCGTCCCCGCGTCCTCACCCTACAAGGATATGGCCGCGTTCATCGATGCCGCCCGGAAAGGCGGGAGCGAGACACGAAGCTATGGCTCGCCCGGCGTCGCATCCGCCCAGCACTTCCTGGGAGAACTGATCAGCGAGAAGGCCGGCGTCAAACTGCTGCATTCGCCTTATCGCGGCGGCAACCTGGTCGTGAACGATCTCATCGCCGGCAACCTGGATGCGGCGGTGCTGGTCGATTCCACCGCCATCCCACCCATCCAGCAGGGTACGCTGCGGGCACTGGCCGTATCCTCCGCCGCGCGCGTCCCGCAATTGCCGGACGTGCCGACACTGGCGGAACTGCCTGGCTTCGACGGTGTCACCTTCCCGCTCTGGCAGGGCATCTTCGTGCGCAACGGTACGCCGGGGACCTTTGTGCAACAGCTTGACGCCGCCATCCGGGAAGCTTTGGCGACCCCCGCCGTCCAGAAGCAGTTGTCCGATGCGGGGTTCACCGCGTCGCCCCTCAGCGGCGAGGCGTTCGGCGCCTTCATCCGGCAGCAGGCGGAGGGCTACCGCAACATCGTGGCGGCATCGAAGCTATCGGTCGAGTGA
- a CDS encoding alkaline phosphatase family protein produces the protein MRFIIIVLDGLRPDLVSAAATPHLAALQASGTRFARARSVFPSETRVATSSLITGTRPQSHGLAANTLFDAAVTPSRLLNTGHRDDLRLLARGATSPLDRPTLGELLAEAGRSLAVVSGGTAGSAFLLHPLAEQLGAFRWNVNDTTGPTAERVRARLGPTPAPAVPNLERVDFIARVMTEIALPERRADVTLLWCPEPDISCHFLGIGHAETQGRALRAADALVGRVTAWRDAQPDAAEIGLLVLSDHGMVTGTRRIPVVEELRRAGFRAGTGFTDDTDIVVAPAAAPGIWLREPGKTSAPLATFLAAQAWAGPLLARDPVALGLPDLVPLSLLDAAHPRAPDLTLTFAGCEQPDPWGLPGTAPFDAGNVPEGGGMHGGLHRRELATVMLMEGGPFRRRATVQGAADLTDLAPTLLHMLGVGHEGCEGRVLEAAWNAAADTPPAEDRIVLPRGFALDRMCQDGRYYPAGLSRIAMPSA, from the coding sequence ATGCGCTTCATCATCATCGTCCTGGACGGGCTCCGGCCTGATCTCGTATCCGCCGCCGCGACCCCGCATCTTGCGGCTCTCCAGGCATCGGGCACCCGTTTTGCCCGGGCGAGAAGCGTGTTCCCAAGCGAAACGCGCGTGGCCACATCTTCCCTGATCACCGGGACCCGGCCGCAGTCGCATGGCTTGGCGGCCAACACGCTGTTCGACGCCGCCGTGACGCCTTCCCGGCTGCTCAACACCGGCCATCGGGACGATCTGCGCCTGCTGGCGCGGGGCGCGACATCTCCGCTGGACCGGCCAACGCTCGGCGAATTGCTGGCGGAAGCCGGGCGCAGCCTCGCCGTCGTGTCCGGCGGCACCGCGGGATCGGCCTTTCTGCTGCATCCCCTGGCCGAGCAGCTCGGCGCCTTTCGCTGGAACGTGAACGACACCACGGGTCCCACCGCGGAGCGGGTGCGGGCACGCCTCGGACCCACGCCCGCACCCGCGGTGCCGAACCTGGAGCGGGTGGACTTCATCGCCCGCGTGATGACCGAGATCGCCCTGCCGGAGCGGCGCGCCGACGTCACCCTGCTGTGGTGCCCCGAGCCGGATATCTCCTGCCACTTCCTCGGCATCGGGCATGCGGAAACCCAGGGCCGCGCCCTGCGGGCCGCCGACGCCCTCGTCGGCCGCGTGACGGCCTGGCGCGATGCGCAGCCGGATGCGGCGGAGATCGGGCTGCTGGTGCTCTCGGATCATGGCATGGTCACCGGCACGCGACGCATCCCGGTGGTGGAGGAGCTGCGCCGCGCCGGGTTCCGCGCGGGCACTGGCTTCACCGACGACACGGACATTGTCGTCGCACCGGCGGCGGCGCCGGGCATCTGGCTGAGGGAGCCCGGGAAGACGTCGGCGCCCCTCGCCACCTTTCTGGCGGCCCAGGCCTGGGCCGGGCCTCTCCTGGCACGCGACCCGGTGGCACTGGGCCTGCCCGACCTCGTGCCTCTGAGCCTGCTCGACGCGGCCCATCCCCGGGCACCGGATCTGACCCTGACCTTCGCCGGGTGCGAGCAGCCCGATCCCTGGGGCCTGCCGGGCACCGCCCCCTTCGATGCCGGCAACGTACCTGAGGGCGGCGGCATGCATGGCGGGCTGCATCGGCGCGAACTGGCGACCGTGATGCTGATGGAAGGCGGCCCCTTCCGGCGCCGCGCCACCGTGCAGGGCGCGGCTGACCTGACGGACCTCGCCCCCACGCTGCTGCATATGCTCGGCGTCGGGCATGAGGGTTGCGAAGGAAGGGTGCTGGAGGCCGCCTGGAATGCCGCCGCGGATACGCCCCCGGCCGAGGACCGCATTGTCCTGCCGCGTGGCTTTGCGCTGGACCGCATGTGCCAGGACGGCCGGTACTATCCGGCCGGCCTGAGCCGGATTGCCATGCCTTCCGCCTGA
- a CDS encoding substrate-binding domain-containing protein: protein MDDVERLRLRLMKLVADGRSGDRLPTVRALMRQFGLSQAKVQRELDALRDSGAIVSGVGRGTFIGHRPDEATMPPSPPPLPVRSVLFLRRSEGLRRGRLVLDALQHRFKADGCQTLEVTYSDARHACRVLRSLPRFDGCVIQSSFETIPVEMLAAARARADALAVDGAWLVGTDLDAVGFEWGEPVERAVVRLRQHGHRDIALATTSTPFLANDLGLRRYEGLRERGDPHVILHPPLLVAEPPHADYLAALTDAICAQRKPDGSLPFSAIIVWGVEAGSTLRAALAAGGIRTPEQLSIILLGRTDIPEEADGFFNLIGYRASDQCDGLYEAINKQWAGSQSRGTLRLLPVHEVPGFSISQHLPASPTGAGRSRSRREPPG, encoded by the coding sequence ATGGATGATGTAGAGCGCCTTCGGCTCAGGTTGATGAAGCTGGTTGCCGACGGTCGCTCGGGCGACCGGCTCCCTACAGTACGCGCTTTGATGCGGCAGTTCGGCCTTTCGCAGGCAAAGGTGCAGAGGGAGCTGGACGCGTTGCGCGACAGCGGCGCCATCGTGTCCGGCGTCGGCAGGGGCACCTTTATTGGCCACCGCCCGGACGAAGCGACCATGCCCCCCTCGCCGCCCCCCCTCCCGGTCCGCAGCGTGCTGTTCCTGCGCCGATCGGAGGGCCTGCGGCGCGGGCGGCTGGTCCTCGATGCATTGCAGCACCGCTTCAAGGCCGACGGGTGCCAGACGCTGGAAGTCACCTATTCCGATGCGCGGCATGCCTGCCGCGTGTTGCGGTCCCTGCCCCGGTTCGATGGCTGCGTCATCCAGTCATCATTCGAGACGATCCCGGTGGAAATGCTGGCCGCAGCACGGGCCCGGGCTGATGCCCTGGCCGTCGATGGCGCATGGCTGGTCGGGACCGATCTGGACGCGGTCGGCTTTGAGTGGGGGGAGCCGGTGGAGCGTGCGGTCGTGCGGCTGCGGCAGCACGGCCACCGCGACATCGCGCTGGCAACCACCTCCACGCCCTTTCTCGCGAATGATCTCGGCCTGCGCCGCTATGAAGGGCTGCGGGAACGGGGCGATCCCCATGTCATCCTGCATCCTCCGCTTTTGGTGGCTGAGCCGCCTCACGCCGATTATTTGGCAGCCCTGACGGATGCTATCTGCGCGCAGAGAAAGCCCGATGGTTCATTGCCCTTCAGCGCCATCATTGTCTGGGGCGTGGAGGCTGGTTCCACGCTCCGCGCCGCCCTGGCCGCCGGAGGGATCAGGACACCGGAACAGCTTTCGATCATTCTGCTTGGCCGTACCGATATTCCCGAAGAGGCCGATGGCTTCTTCAACCTCATCGGATACAGGGCGTCTGACCAGTGTGACGGGCTTTACGAAGCGATCAACAAGCAATGGGCAGGATCGCAATCCCGGGGAACATTGCGTCTGCTGCCGGTTCACGAGGTGCCGGGCTTCTCCATATCGCAGCACCTGCCGGCATCACCCACCGGGGCCGGTCGTTCGCGATCACGAAGAGAACCCCCCGGGTAG
- a CDS encoding homoserine kinase: MAVYTEISDEALRAFLADYGIGELVAFRGIAEGVENSNYALKTTSGDYILTLYEKRVDPAELPWFLGLMRHLAARGLSCPEPVAARDGEALRELCGRPAAICTFLPGVWPRRVRQAHCGPLGGALAELHISGTGFTEERRNSLGPEAWAPLLEQCRDGGDAVQPGLIAELDGHLAGILREWPEGLPRGQIHADLFPDNVFFLGDAGGAPRVSGLIDFYFACTDFLAYDLAICLNAWCFEPDFSFNITKARAMIAAYRAVRPLGEAELAALPVLCRGSALRFLLTRLFDWTHTPAGAMVTRKDPLEYLKRLRFHASAQDIHAYGL, from the coding sequence ATGGCCGTCTACACCGAGATCTCGGACGAGGCGCTGCGGGCCTTTCTGGCGGACTACGGCATCGGCGAGCTGGTCGCCTTTCGCGGCATCGCGGAGGGGGTGGAGAACAGCAACTATGCGCTGAAGACCACCAGCGGCGACTACATCCTGACCTTGTACGAGAAGCGCGTGGACCCGGCGGAGCTGCCCTGGTTCCTTGGCCTGATGCGCCATCTCGCGGCGCGCGGCCTGTCCTGCCCCGAGCCGGTCGCGGCACGCGATGGCGAGGCACTGCGCGAGCTCTGCGGCCGCCCCGCCGCCATTTGCACCTTTCTGCCGGGCGTCTGGCCGCGCCGGGTGCGGCAGGCCCATTGCGGCCCGCTGGGCGGCGCGCTGGCGGAGCTGCATATCTCCGGCACCGGCTTCACGGAGGAACGCCGCAACAGCCTGGGCCCCGAGGCCTGGGCGCCGCTGCTGGAGCAATGCCGCGACGGCGGCGATGCGGTGCAGCCCGGGCTGATCGCGGAGCTGGACGGGCATCTGGCGGGTATCCTGCGCGAATGGCCGGAGGGCCTGCCGCGCGGGCAGATCCATGCCGACCTGTTTCCCGACAACGTGTTCTTTCTGGGCGATGCCGGGGGCGCGCCGCGCGTGTCCGGGCTGATCGACTTTTATTTCGCCTGCACCGACTTCCTGGCCTACGATCTGGCGATCTGCCTGAACGCCTGGTGCTTCGAGCCAGATTTCTCGTTCAACATCACCAAGGCCCGCGCCATGATCGCGGCCTACCGCGCCGTCCGCCCGCTGGGCGAGGCGGAGCTGGCGGCGCTGCCCGTGCTGTGCCGCGGTTCCGCCCTGCGATTTCTGCTGACACGGCTCTTCGACTGGACCCACACGCCCGCGGGCGCGATGGTCACGCGCAAGGACCCGCTGGAATACCTCAAGCGCCTGCGCTTCCATGCCAGTGCCCAGGACATCCATGCCTATGGCCTCTGA
- the rnhA gene encoding ribonuclease HI, whose product MASDVFDTAPPEAAERVVEIWTDGGCKPNPGPGGWAAILKFGEVERELTGSDPKTTNNRMELTAAAAALEALKRPCTVVLHTDSEYVRNGISRWINGWVRNNWRNAAKDPVANMELWQRLLAAAKPHKVEWRWVRGHAGDVMNERADVLATIARDAARDMK is encoded by the coding sequence ATGGCCTCTGACGTCTTCGATACCGCGCCGCCCGAGGCGGCGGAGCGGGTGGTGGAAATCTGGACCGACGGTGGCTGCAAGCCGAACCCCGGCCCCGGCGGCTGGGCCGCGATTCTGAAGTTCGGCGAGGTGGAACGCGAGCTGACCGGCTCCGACCCCAAGACCACCAACAACCGCATGGAGCTGACCGCCGCCGCCGCCGCGCTGGAGGCGCTGAAGCGCCCCTGCACCGTTGTGTTGCACACGGACAGCGAATACGTGCGCAACGGCATCAGCCGCTGGATCAACGGCTGGGTCCGCAACAACTGGCGCAACGCGGCCAAAGACCCCGTGGCCAACATGGAACTCTGGCAACGGCTGCTGGCCGCCGCCAAGCCGCATAAGGTGGAATGGCGCTGGGTGCGCGGCCATGCCGGCGACGTGATGAACGAGCGCGCGGACGTGCTGGCAACCATCGCGCGGGATGCGGCGCGGGACATGAAGTGA